In one Diprion similis isolate iyDipSimi1 chromosome 6, iyDipSimi1.1, whole genome shotgun sequence genomic region, the following are encoded:
- the LOC124407208 gene encoding sodium-dependent nutrient amino acid transporter 1-like, whose translation METRKKQEEYDNAGYEEDTGKKTENPPPFQIDNPPPAPKAPERVQWGSSWEFLMSCIATSVGLGNVWRFPYTAYENGGGAFLIPYIIVLFVVGKPFYYLEATLGQFTSQSCVNVWSVSPAMQGVGYGHALAAFWVVTYYCSLMALTIYYLIVSFQSTLPWSYCRDEWAGICVDASGSSNVTLGNTTLASSSELYFRNIVLQEIDSIEDGIGVPSWQLTLCLGASWICVFFVQFRGVKSAGKAAYFLALFPYVMMITLLIRALTLEGAVDGILFFVTPDWHKLYQPGVWYAAITQCFFSLSVCMGAIIMFSSYNNFRHNLYRDVMIVTTLDTFTSFMAGCTIFGILGNLAHEMGTDDISTVVRSGTGLAFISYPEALARFPAVPQLFAVLFFIMMFVLGIGSAQSLVGVIASVITDRFTSFKQIYVVGVISIIGFLLGLTYVTPGGQWILTLVDYYGGTFTAIIVGVTEVITIFWIYGLNNFLNDVEFMLGYRPGIYWRSCWLLITPLLMIVVLVYTFAVYEDVTYNDEYFPSAAYAFGWVIFSLGIIQLLFWICHALIKNRSSSIKLTFRRAFTPSTRWGPADAKDNEDWKVFCEERRQKSAGGLRNLFFG comes from the exons ATGGAGACGAGAAAG AAACAGGAGGAATATGACAATGCAGGATATGAAGAGGACACAGGCAAGAAAACTGAGAATCCACCACCTTTCCAAATCGACAATCCG ccACCCGCACCGAAAGCACCGGAAAGAGTTCAATGGGGGTCAAGCTGGGAATTCTTAATGTCATGTATCGCGACCTCCGTGGGATTGGGAAACGTTTGGAGGTTTCCTTACACTGCATACGAGAATGGCGGCGGAGCATTCCTGATCCCTTACATTATAGTTCTCTTCGTAGTCGGAAAGCCATTTTATTATCTCGAGGCTACTCTGGGACAGTTCACCAGTCAATCCTGTGTAAATGTCTGGTCCGTATCGCCAGCGATGCAAG GAGTTGGATACGGCCATGCACTTGCAGCATTTTGGGTCGTAACTTATTACTGTTCGTTAATGGCGCTGACGATATACTATCTAATCGTGAGTTTTCAGTCAACACTTCCATGGTCCTATTGCAGAGATGAATGGGCTGGGATTTGCGTCGATGCAAGTGGATCAAGTAACGTTACTTTGGGCAATACAACACTAGCAAGCTCTTCTGAATTATACTTCAG GAACATCGTCCTCCAAGAAATAGACAGTATCGAAGATGGAATAGGAGTTCCTTCGTGGCAATTGACTCTCTGTCTTGGAGCTAGCTGGATCTGTGTTTTCTTCGTTCAATTCCGGGGTGTAAAGAGTGCTGGCAAGGCAGCATACTTTCTAGCCCTCTTTCCGTATGTGATGATGATCACGCTGCTGATCAGAGCACTGACATTGGAAGGCGCTGTGGATGGTATCCTCTTCTTTGTTACACCGGATTGGCACAAGCTTTATCAACCAGGGGTGTGGTATGCTGCCATAACACAGTGTTTCTTCTCTCTCAGCGTGTGCATGGGTGCGATCATCATGTTTTCCTCTTACAACAATTTCCGTCACAATCTCTACAG GGATGTAATGATCGTTACCACATTGGACACGTTCACGAGCTTCATGGCTGGTTGCACAATATTCGGGATTCTGGGAAATTTAGCACATGAGATGGGAACAGACGATATCAGCACCGTCGTTCGCAGTGGCACCGGATTGGCGTTCATATCATACCCTGAGGCGTTGGCGCGATTTCCGGCAGTTCCCCAACTCTTTGCTGTTCTGTTTTTCATAATGATGTTCGTTTTAGGGATTGGCAGCGCGCAATCCCTCGTCGGCGTAATTGCCAGCGTGATTACTGATCGCTTCACTTCATTCAAACAGATTTACGTTGTCGGTGTCATCAGTATCATCGGCTTTCTCCTGGGTCTCACATACGTCACTCCG ggTGGACAATGGATCTTGACTTTGGTTGACTATTACGGCGGAACTTTTACAGCGATAATTGTTGGAGTGACCGAAGTTATAACTATATTTTGGATTTACGGACTCAACAACTTTCTCAACGATGTTGAATTCATGTTAGGATACCGACCGGGTATTTACTGGCGTTCGTGCTGGCTGCTGATTACACCCCTACTTATGATCGTTGTTCTCGTTTACACATTTGCCGTTTACGAGGATGTTACATACAATGACGAATACTTTCCGAGTGCTGCTTACG CTTTCGGCTGGGTTATCTTCAGTTTGGGAATCATTCAACTGCTATTCTGGATCTGCCATGCTCTGATCAAGAACAGGTCATCATCAATTAAGTTG actTTCCGAAGGGCGTTTACTCCAAGTACGCGTTGGGGGCCTGCGGATGCGAAGGACAATGAAGACTGGAAAGTATTTTGCGAAGAACGGCGACAAAAGTCTGCCGGTGGACTCCGTAACCTCTTCTTTGGATAa